In Streptomyces sp. NBC_01408, one DNA window encodes the following:
- a CDS encoding zinc-dependent metalloprotease — protein MSDTPFGFGLPPEEPENGDDGKRKGDQGGQGGPANPFGFPGMGMPGGPGGADNPFASMFGSMNPNDLGAAFQQLGQMLSYEGGPVNWDMAKDIARQTVAQGTADGVKDTSVGIAEKSAVEEAVRLADLWLDDVTSLPSGATTAVAWSRAEWVEATLPVWKELVDPVAERVGAAMGSVLPEEMQAMAGPLLGMMRSMGGAMFGQQIGQAVGVLAGEVVGSTDIGLPLGPSGKAALLPLNIESFGKDLGVPSDEVRLYLALREAAHARLFAHVPWLRSHLFGAVEGYARGIKVDTSKLEDVVGQLDPSNPEQLQEALQGGMFQPQDTPEQKAALARLETALALVEGWVDAVVHAAAKPRLTSADAMRETMRRRRASGGPAEQTFATLIGLELRPRRLRDASRLWASLTDARGVDGRDGLWEHPDMLPTASDLDDPDGFVHREQLDFSEIDKMLGEAARKRDDEDGEEKK, from the coding sequence GTGAGCGACACCCCATTCGGATTCGGCCTTCCGCCGGAGGAGCCGGAGAACGGCGACGATGGCAAGAGGAAGGGCGATCAGGGCGGTCAGGGCGGCCCGGCGAATCCGTTCGGGTTCCCGGGCATGGGCATGCCGGGCGGCCCCGGCGGCGCGGACAACCCGTTCGCCTCGATGTTCGGCTCGATGAACCCGAACGACCTCGGAGCCGCCTTCCAGCAGCTCGGCCAGATGCTCAGCTACGAGGGCGGTCCCGTGAACTGGGACATGGCCAAGGACATCGCCCGCCAGACCGTGGCGCAGGGCACGGCGGACGGCGTGAAGGACACGAGCGTCGGCATCGCCGAGAAGTCGGCCGTCGAGGAGGCCGTGCGCCTGGCCGACCTGTGGCTGGACGACGTGACCTCGCTGCCCTCGGGCGCCACCACGGCGGTGGCGTGGAGCCGCGCCGAATGGGTCGAGGCGACCCTTCCGGTGTGGAAGGAGCTCGTGGACCCGGTCGCCGAGCGCGTCGGCGCGGCCATGGGCAGTGTCCTGCCGGAGGAAATGCAGGCCATGGCGGGCCCGCTGCTCGGCATGATGCGCTCCATGGGCGGGGCCATGTTCGGCCAGCAGATCGGCCAGGCCGTGGGCGTGCTCGCGGGCGAGGTCGTCGGCTCGACCGACATCGGGCTGCCGCTCGGCCCGTCCGGCAAGGCCGCACTGCTGCCGCTGAACATCGAGAGCTTCGGCAAGGACCTGGGCGTCCCCTCGGACGAGGTGCGGCTCTACCTGGCCCTGCGCGAGGCGGCCCACGCCCGGCTCTTCGCGCACGTGCCGTGGCTGCGCTCGCACCTGTTCGGCGCGGTCGAGGGCTACGCCCGCGGCATCAAGGTCGACACCTCGAAGCTGGAGGACGTGGTCGGCCAGCTGGACCCGTCCAATCCGGAGCAGCTCCAGGAAGCACTTCAGGGCGGCATGTTCCAGCCGCAGGACACCCCCGAGCAGAAGGCCGCCCTGGCCCGCCTGGAGACGGCCCTCGCGCTGGTCGAGGGCTGGGTCGACGCGGTGGTGCACGCGGCGGCCAAGCCCCGGCTGACCTCGGCGGACGCCATGCGCGAGACCATGCGCCGGCGGCGCGCCTCGGGCGGCCCGGCCGAGCAGACCTTCGCGACGCTGATCGGCCTGGAGCTGCGCCCGCGCCGGCTGCGGGACGCCTCGCGGCTGTGGGCCTCGCTCACCGACGCGCGCGGTGTGGACGGCCGGGACGGGCTGTGGGAGCACCCGGACATGCTGCCGACGGCCTCCGACCTGGACGACCCGGACGGGTTCGTGCACCGCGAGCAGCTGGACTTCTCCGAGATCGACAAGATGCTCGGCGAGGCCGCCCGCAAGCGGGACGACGAGGACGGCGAAGAGAAGAAGTGA
- a CDS encoding NUDIX hydrolase, whose protein sequence is MSLYDDAVLVLKGYEDQPELRDLYLDHLTAHPDGVYKPCQAGHITGSALVIDPERERVLLTLHKKLGMWLQMGGHCEPGDATLAEAALREAVEESGIASGLTLVPGGPVRLDRHPIPAPCNWHLDVQYAVLAPAGAVAEISEESLDLRWFPYAEVAAVADTSVVRLVEAALARLGG, encoded by the coding sequence GTGAGCCTGTACGACGACGCGGTCCTCGTCCTGAAGGGGTACGAGGACCAGCCCGAGCTGCGCGATCTCTACCTGGACCACCTGACCGCGCATCCGGACGGGGTCTACAAGCCCTGTCAGGCCGGGCACATCACCGGCAGCGCGCTGGTGATCGACCCGGAGCGGGAGCGGGTCCTGCTGACCCTCCACAAGAAGCTCGGCATGTGGCTGCAGATGGGCGGCCACTGCGAGCCCGGTGACGCCACGCTCGCGGAGGCGGCGCTGCGGGAGGCCGTCGAGGAGTCCGGCATCGCCTCCGGCCTGACCCTGGTGCCGGGCGGCCCGGTCCGCCTGGACCGGCATCCGATCCCGGCGCCGTGCAACTGGCACCTGGACGTGCAGTACGCGGTGCTCGCACCGGCCGGAGCGGTGGCGGAGATCAGCGAGGAGTCGCTCGACCTGCGCTGGTTCCCGTACGCCGAGGTGGCGGCGGTGGCCGACACCTCGGTGGTGCGGCTGGTGGAGGCGGCCTTGGCGCGCCTCGGCGGCTGA
- a CDS encoding SDR family oxidoreductase produces the protein MRGPVIAVTGAASGVGAALVSRLAASDEVKQVVAIDERRGDCAAAQWHVLDVRDPAIAEKLRGADVVVHLALDLDLETDPAARTAYNVRGTQTVLTAAAAAGVHRVVLCTSAMVYGALPDNDIPLSEDSELRATAEATGVGDLLEIERLGRRAPRAHPGLNVTVVRPAVLVGGTDTALTRYFESPRLLVVAGSRPTWQFCHVEDLVSALEYAALEKVEGELAVGCEGWLEQEEVEELSGIRRMELPSAVALGAAARLHRIGLTPSPAGDLAYTMHPWVVSVSGLHAAGWRPRWTNEEVLAELLQEVAGRHTVAGRRLGRKDAATAAGAAGATVALLGAAAAVRRARRRRGI, from the coding sequence GTGCGGGGCCCCGTGATCGCCGTGACCGGCGCCGCGTCGGGTGTCGGCGCCGCCCTGGTGAGCCGCCTGGCCGCCTCCGACGAGGTCAAGCAGGTCGTGGCCATCGACGAGCGGCGCGGGGACTGCGCGGCCGCGCAGTGGCACGTGCTGGACGTACGGGACCCCGCGATCGCCGAGAAGCTGCGCGGCGCGGACGTGGTGGTCCACCTGGCGCTGGACCTCGACCTGGAGACCGACCCGGCGGCCCGTACGGCGTACAACGTGCGCGGCACCCAGACCGTGTTGACGGCCGCCGCGGCGGCCGGGGTGCACCGCGTCGTGCTGTGCACCTCGGCGATGGTCTACGGGGCGCTGCCGGACAACGACATCCCGCTGTCGGAGGACTCCGAGCTGCGGGCCACTGCCGAGGCCACCGGCGTCGGCGACCTGCTGGAGATCGAACGGCTGGGACGCCGGGCCCCCCGCGCGCACCCCGGCCTGAACGTGACGGTCGTCCGCCCGGCGGTCCTCGTCGGCGGCACGGACACCGCACTGACCCGCTACTTCGAGTCCCCGCGCCTGCTGGTCGTGGCCGGATCCCGGCCCACCTGGCAGTTCTGCCACGTGGAGGACCTCGTCAGCGCCCTGGAGTACGCGGCGCTGGAGAAGGTCGAGGGCGAGCTGGCCGTGGGCTGCGAGGGCTGGCTGGAGCAGGAGGAGGTCGAGGAGCTGAGCGGCATCCGCCGCATGGAGCTCCCCTCGGCGGTCGCGCTGGGCGCGGCGGCCCGGCTGCACCGGATCGGCCTGACGCCGTCCCCGGCCGGGGACCTGGCGTACACGATGCACCCCTGGGTGGTCAGCGTCAGCGGGCTGCACGCGGCGGGCTGGCGGCCCCGCTGGACCAACGAGGAGGTGCTGGCCGAGCTCCTCCAGGAGGTCGCGGGCCGCCACACGGTCGCGGGCCGCCGGCTGGGCCGCAAGGACGCCGCCACGGCCGCGGGTGCGGCGGGTGCGACGGTGGCGCTGCTGGGCGCGGCCGCCGCGGTCCGGCGGGCCCGCCGGCGCCGCGGCATCTGA
- a CDS encoding M48 family metallopeptidase — MFEPWRGATSAAPSGYGRGVSADPPQRAVEVRRSARRRRTVSAYREGDRTVVLIPARMSEAEEQRWVGVMLDKLAAQESKRTLGDAELTERAARLSEQYFSSRARPRSVRWVTNQNTRWGSCTPAEGSIRLSHRLQGMPEYVVDYVLLHELAHLLVPGHGPRFWELLESYPRTERARGYLEGVVAAERLPKVPAARDE, encoded by the coding sequence ATGTTCGAACCTTGGAGGGGCGCGACTTCGGCCGCGCCTTCCGGGTACGGTCGTGGCGTGTCCGCCGACCCCCCGCAGCGCGCCGTAGAAGTCCGCCGGAGCGCGCGCCGCCGCAGGACCGTATCCGCCTATCGCGAGGGTGACCGTACGGTCGTGCTCATCCCTGCCCGGATGTCCGAGGCCGAGGAGCAGCGCTGGGTGGGCGTCATGCTCGACAAACTCGCCGCACAGGAGAGCAAGCGCACCCTCGGGGACGCGGAACTCACCGAACGCGCCGCGCGTTTGTCCGAGCAGTACTTCAGCAGCCGCGCGCGCCCCCGTTCGGTCCGCTGGGTGACCAACCAGAACACCCGCTGGGGCTCCTGCACCCCCGCCGAGGGCAGCATCCGGCTCTCGCACCGCCTCCAGGGCATGCCCGAGTACGTCGTCGACTACGTGCTCCTCCACGAGCTCGCCCACCTCCTCGTACCCGGCCACGGCCCCCGCTTCTGGGAGCTGCTGGAGTCCTACCCGCGGACCGAGCGGGCCCGCGGGTACCTCGAGGGAGTGGTCGCGGCCGAGCGCCTTCCGAAGGTGCCCGCGGCGCGCGACGAATGA
- a CDS encoding molybdenum cofactor biosynthesis protein MoaE, which produces MAPNFDHPGEQAAQDPIRLLAIRETPLSIDEVFQAVGDDAAGGTTLFVGTVRDHDSGADVDSLGYSCHPTAEAEMRRIADRVVAKYPVRALAAVHRVGDLAVGDLAVVVAVSCPHRGEAFEACRMLIDDLKHEVPIWKHQTFADGTEEWVGAC; this is translated from the coding sequence ATGGCACCGAACTTCGATCACCCCGGCGAGCAGGCCGCGCAGGACCCGATCCGGCTGCTCGCGATCCGTGAGACCCCGCTCTCGATCGACGAGGTCTTCCAGGCCGTCGGCGACGACGCGGCGGGCGGTACGACGCTCTTCGTCGGCACGGTGCGCGACCACGACAGCGGGGCGGACGTCGACTCGCTCGGCTACTCCTGCCACCCGACGGCCGAGGCCGAGATGCGGCGGATCGCCGACCGGGTCGTGGCCAAGTACCCGGTCCGCGCCCTGGCGGCCGTGCACCGCGTGGGCGACCTGGCCGTGGGCGACCTGGCCGTCGTCGTCGCCGTCTCCTGCCCGCACCGCGGCGAGGCCTTCGAGGCCTGCCGGATGCTGATCGACGACCTGAAGCACGAGGTCCCGATCTGGAAGCACCAGACCTTCGCGGACGGTACCGAGGAGTGGGTCGGCGCCTGCTGA
- a CDS encoding AIM24 family protein, which produces MNQQLAGYAPTPVTARMENHGRAMLKVAMQSGQDLFARTGSMVAYEGFVQYEPNPPAVRQMASQWLTGEGAPLMKCTGDGLLYLADYGADVVVINLNNDALSVNGTNLLAFDAHLQWGVERVKGMAKFAGQGLFNVQVAGTGWVAITSRGTPIVVDCGRGDDETYVDPDALVAWSPNLKVKGKRSFKASSMIGRGSGEAYQMAFSGQGIVVVQPSEDSTDRLRARG; this is translated from the coding sequence ATGAACCAGCAGCTCGCGGGCTACGCCCCGACCCCCGTCACGGCCCGCATGGAGAACCACGGCCGGGCCATGCTCAAGGTCGCCATGCAGAGCGGCCAGGACCTCTTCGCCCGCACCGGCTCGATGGTCGCCTACGAGGGCTTCGTCCAGTACGAGCCCAACCCGCCGGCCGTCCGCCAGATGGCCTCGCAGTGGCTCACCGGCGAGGGCGCCCCGCTGATGAAGTGCACCGGCGACGGGCTCCTCTACCTCGCCGACTACGGCGCCGACGTCGTCGTCATCAACCTCAACAACGACGCCCTCTCCGTCAACGGAACCAACCTGCTCGCCTTCGACGCCCACCTCCAGTGGGGCGTCGAGCGCGTCAAGGGCATGGCGAAGTTCGCCGGCCAGGGGCTGTTCAACGTGCAGGTCGCCGGCACCGGCTGGGTCGCGATCACCTCCCGCGGCACCCCGATCGTGGTCGACTGCGGCCGCGGCGACGACGAGACGTACGTGGACCCGGACGCGCTCGTCGCCTGGTCCCCGAACCTCAAGGTCAAGGGGAAGCGCAGCTTCAAGGCCTCGTCGATGATCGGCCGGGGCAGCGGGGAGGCCTACCAGATGGCCTTCTCCGGCCAGGGCATCGTCGTCGTACAGCCCAGCGAGGACAGCACCGACCGGCTCCGGGCCCGGGGCTGA
- a CDS encoding TerD family protein, whose translation MAREFQRGHKAKISDLTAGTDLYVGVQITGPGLAFDISCFGLDANEQLSDDRYFVFFNQPKSPEESIQQLGAQAGDTESFRVTLDRVPASIHKLSFTATIDGAGQMSQVGPGYIRIVAGGEEVVRYAFTGSEFTTERAVMLGDFYLKDVWRFAAVGQGFDGGLDALLRNFGGEVAEEAQPEQQVPAQAGATPGFAPPPQAAAPAPSFGAPAAPAPQAQAPAPSFGAPAPAPAPAPAPQPQAYQQPAAPGPAPVHAAPTMAAPLAPSAPAPYGQPPQAPPAPQPSYGQLPGQYPGQVPAPAPAPYGQQPGYGQVPGQVPGQVPGQFPGQQPGYAPQAAGPAAGLAAALQPYKEAPTGARWTPQNQQLMRVDLSMGGQAVLARQGSMVLYQGKVDFSYKGAGFAGRVVGNATGQEMQLMRCTGRGQVFLAENGAHLHAIELQGDAICVSAENVLAFDESLQHEVRRIEGHGIPGGALFTMQFQGTGTVIVKTNGVPVVLPVTPTTFADSNAIVAWSAASQVILSSQVRLRRNAYPGHSGETVNLQFRGAPGNFIVVQPYEV comes from the coding sequence ATGGCCAGGGAATTCCAACGCGGCCACAAGGCCAAGATCAGTGATCTGACGGCGGGTACCGATCTGTACGTGGGCGTGCAGATCACCGGGCCCGGACTCGCCTTCGACATCAGCTGCTTCGGCCTCGACGCGAACGAGCAGTTGTCCGACGACCGTTACTTCGTCTTCTTCAACCAGCCGAAGTCGCCGGAAGAGTCCATTCAGCAACTCGGCGCGCAGGCCGGTGACACCGAATCCTTCCGGGTGACACTGGACCGCGTTCCGGCGTCCATCCACAAGCTGTCCTTCACCGCCACCATCGACGGCGCCGGACAGATGTCGCAGGTCGGCCCGGGCTACATCCGGATCGTCGCGGGCGGCGAGGAAGTGGTCCGGTACGCGTTCACCGGCTCGGAGTTCACCACCGAGCGCGCGGTGATGCTCGGGGACTTCTACCTCAAGGACGTGTGGCGCTTCGCCGCCGTCGGCCAGGGCTTCGACGGCGGTCTCGACGCGCTGCTGAGGAACTTCGGCGGCGAGGTCGCCGAGGAGGCGCAGCCGGAGCAGCAGGTCCCGGCCCAGGCCGGCGCCACGCCCGGGTTCGCCCCGCCGCCCCAGGCCGCCGCCCCGGCGCCGTCCTTCGGCGCGCCGGCCGCCCCGGCCCCGCAGGCCCAGGCACCGGCGCCGTCCTTCGGCGCGCCCGCACCTGCGCCCGCACCGGCGCCCGCCCCGCAGCCGCAGGCGTACCAGCAGCCCGCCGCGCCCGGGCCCGCTCCGGTGCACGCGGCCCCCACCATGGCCGCCCCGCTGGCCCCGTCGGCCCCCGCGCCGTACGGCCAGCCGCCGCAGGCCCCGCCGGCGCCGCAGCCCTCGTACGGCCAGCTGCCCGGCCAGTACCCGGGCCAGGTGCCCGCGCCCGCCCCGGCCCCGTACGGCCAGCAGCCGGGCTACGGCCAGGTCCCGGGTCAGGTTCCCGGCCAGGTCCCGGGCCAGTTCCCCGGCCAGCAGCCGGGTTACGCGCCCCAGGCGGCCGGCCCCGCGGCCGGTCTCGCCGCGGCGCTCCAGCCCTACAAGGAAGCGCCGACCGGCGCCCGCTGGACCCCGCAGAACCAGCAGCTCATGCGGGTCGACCTGTCGATGGGCGGCCAGGCCGTCCTCGCCCGCCAGGGCAGCATGGTCCTCTACCAGGGCAAGGTCGACTTCAGCTACAAGGGCGCGGGCTTCGCCGGCCGCGTCGTCGGCAACGCCACCGGCCAGGAGATGCAGCTCATGCGCTGCACCGGCCGCGGCCAGGTCTTCCTCGCGGAGAACGGCGCCCACCTGCACGCCATCGAGCTCCAGGGTGACGCCATCTGCGTCTCCGCCGAGAACGTCCTCGCCTTCGACGAGTCGCTCCAGCACGAGGTCCGCCGGATCGAGGGCCACGGCATCCCCGGCGGCGCCCTGTTCACCATGCAGTTCCAGGGCACCGGCACGGTGATCGTCAAGACGAACGGCGTCCCGGTCGTCCTGCCCGTCACCCCGACCACCTTCGCGGACAGCAACGCCATCGTCGCGTGGTCGGCCGCGTCGCAGGTGATCCTGTCCAGCCAGGTCCGGCTGCGGCGCAACGCCTACCCCGGCCACAGCGGGGAGACCGTGAACCTCCAGTTCCGCGGCGCTCCCGGCAACTTCATCGTCGTCCAGCCGTACGAGGTCTGA
- a CDS encoding AIM24 family protein — MQSALFGYAEAQSQDRYTVQNPQLLRVTLAGSDDVLARKGAMVAYQGLIDFDGEYQSTNQRNARRRTGEGLDLMRCSGQGTVYLANLAQYVHVVDVDQDGLTVDSSYVLALDSTLHTEAIAVDSQYGISGSGKYQLNITGRGKVALMTSGQPLMMQVTPDKYVNADADAIVAWSTSLRVQMQAQTHSTGVWRRRGNTGEGWELSFLGTGFALVQPSEVLPPQNAQLGQGAAAQFGMGQNGAHAQNQNNAWN, encoded by the coding sequence ATGCAGAGCGCACTTTTCGGCTACGCGGAAGCGCAGTCCCAGGACCGGTACACCGTCCAGAACCCCCAGCTCCTGCGGGTCACCCTGGCCGGCTCCGACGACGTGCTCGCCCGCAAGGGCGCGATGGTCGCCTACCAGGGCCTCATCGACTTCGACGGCGAGTACCAGAGCACCAACCAGCGCAACGCCCGCCGCCGCACCGGCGAGGGCCTCGACCTCATGCGCTGCTCCGGGCAGGGCACGGTCTACCTGGCCAACCTCGCCCAGTACGTCCACGTCGTGGACGTGGACCAGGACGGCCTCACGGTCGACAGCAGCTACGTGCTCGCCCTGGACTCCACCCTGCACACCGAGGCCATCGCGGTGGACAGCCAGTACGGGATCTCCGGCTCCGGCAAGTACCAGCTCAACATCACCGGCCGCGGCAAGGTCGCGCTGATGACCTCCGGCCAGCCGCTGATGATGCAGGTCACCCCCGACAAGTACGTCAACGCCGACGCGGACGCCATCGTCGCCTGGTCCACCTCCCTGCGCGTGCAGATGCAGGCCCAGACGCACTCCACCGGCGTCTGGCGGCGCCGCGGGAACACCGGCGAGGGCTGGGAGCTGAGCTTCCTCGGCACCGGCTTCGCGCTGGTGCAGCCCAGCGAGGTGCTGCCGCCGCAGAACGCCCAGCTCGGCCAGGGCGCGGCCGCCCAGTTCGGGATGGGCCAGAACGGCGCGCACGCGCAGAACCAGAACAACGCCTGGAACTGA
- a CDS encoding ThiF family adenylyltransferase, with protein MYPKVKPALARAWRDRETVQFGVTPAHAVVLGPVDTATGSFIDRIDGTRGMDLLRAEASGMGLPVGQADALVRRLAGAGLIDDATAGGPRAQAVRGRPETLERLGPDVGSLSLVNREPGGDLRGIAARRAIRVQVRGSGRVGALVAAVLAGAGVGRVEVLDGGRVEASDVAPGGLGPGSVGRLRAEAAGRLVRESAPGRAPRAGEDEGPEPGLALVVVAPRDGLQAWAPDPDAAADWVATGTPHLYAGVLEGTGLLGPLVLPGATACAGCMERDRVERDPAWPRMLVQWRSAHRRRAAGACDLGLSTAVAGLAAAHALSFLDGELPASTASRWEAALPGLHWEHRAVAAHPGCPCGAAVPQVPDAAGRGSGSGREGGP; from the coding sequence ATGTATCCGAAGGTGAAGCCCGCTCTGGCACGGGCCTGGCGGGACAGGGAGACGGTGCAGTTCGGGGTGACCCCCGCCCACGCGGTGGTGCTCGGCCCGGTGGACACGGCGACGGGGTCGTTCATCGACCGGATCGACGGGACGCGGGGGATGGACCTGCTGAGGGCCGAGGCCTCGGGGATGGGGCTGCCGGTGGGTCAGGCCGACGCGCTGGTCCGGCGGCTGGCCGGGGCCGGTCTGATCGACGATGCCACCGCGGGCGGGCCCCGGGCCCAGGCCGTACGCGGGCGGCCGGAGACCCTGGAGCGGCTGGGTCCCGATGTGGGCTCCCTCTCCCTGGTGAACCGGGAGCCCGGCGGGGATTTGCGGGGCATCGCCGCGCGCCGGGCGATACGGGTCCAGGTGCGCGGGAGCGGCCGGGTCGGCGCCCTGGTCGCGGCGGTCCTGGCGGGAGCGGGCGTGGGCCGGGTCGAGGTGCTGGACGGGGGCCGGGTGGAGGCGTCGGACGTGGCGCCGGGCGGGCTGGGGCCCGGGAGCGTGGGCCGGCTGCGGGCCGAGGCCGCGGGCAGGCTGGTCCGCGAATCGGCCCCGGGGCGTGCTCCGCGGGCCGGGGAGGACGAGGGCCCGGAGCCCGGGCTGGCGCTGGTGGTGGTCGCGCCGAGGGACGGGTTGCAGGCCTGGGCCCCTGATCCGGACGCCGCGGCCGACTGGGTCGCCACCGGCACCCCGCACCTGTACGCGGGGGTGCTGGAGGGCACCGGGCTGTTGGGGCCCCTGGTGCTGCCGGGCGCCACGGCCTGCGCGGGCTGCATGGAGCGGGACCGGGTCGAGCGGGACCCGGCCTGGCCGAGGATGCTGGTGCAGTGGCGGTCGGCGCACCGCCGCCGCGCGGCCGGCGCCTGCGACCTGGGGCTGTCCACAGCGGTGGCCGGTCTGGCCGCGGCCCACGCGCTGTCCTTCCTCGACGGGGAACTGCCCGCCTCCACCGCGTCCCGCTGGGAGGCCGCCCTCCCGGGCCTGCACTGGGAGCACCGCGCCGTTGCCGCCCACCCCGGCTGCCCCTGCGGCGCGGCCGTACCTCAGGTGCCGGATGCGGCGGGACGAGGATCGGGCTCGGGGCGGGAGGGAGGGCCATGA
- a CDS encoding WhiB family transcriptional regulator, with product MQLEAHAPSVPQTQTISPPAVPEDHTLTPLTALTALDDAIENLGVPVPCRTFDPEVFFAESPADVEYAKSLCRTCPLVEACLAGAIERREPWGVWGGELFVQGVVVARKRPRGRPRKNPVAA from the coding sequence GTGCAACTCGAAGCGCACGCCCCGTCCGTACCGCAGACCCAAACGATCTCCCCGCCCGCAGTCCCGGAGGACCACACCTTGACCCCGCTCACCGCGCTGACCGCGCTCGACGACGCCATCGAGAACCTCGGCGTACCCGTCCCGTGCCGCACCTTCGACCCCGAGGTCTTCTTCGCCGAGTCCCCGGCGGACGTCGAGTACGCCAAGTCGCTCTGCCGCACCTGCCCGCTGGTCGAGGCCTGCCTCGCCGGGGCGATCGAGCGCCGCGAGCCCTGGGGCGTCTGGGGTGGCGAGCTCTTCGTCCAGGGTGTCGTCGTAGCCCGCAAGCGTCCGCGTGGCCGTCCGCGCAAGAACCCGGTCGCGGCATGA
- a CDS encoding AarF/ABC1/UbiB kinase family protein, producing MSDLPRKAVTRTVKLAALPLGIAGRATWGLGKRIGGKSAEIVARELQQRTADQLFRTLGELKGGAMKFGQALSVFESALPEELAGPYRAALTKLQEAAPPLPAATVHKVLAERLGEDWRDLFEEFEDKPAAAASIGQVHRAVWHDGRQVAVKVQYPGAGEALLSDLKQLSRFAGLLGPLMPGMEIKPVITELRERVTEELDYELEAEAQRSHADAFEGDADVVVPDVVHQGDQVLVTEWLEGTPLSEVIADGTQEERDRAGQLLARFLFSGPARTGLLHADPHPGNFRLVCGADGRTRLGVLDFGTVDRLPGGWPKPIGRSLRMTLDGDAEGVYGHLCAEGFVKKSIELDPDAVLDYLKPIIEPAEAEEFTFTRPWLRGQAARIADPRSPAHQLGRQINLPPSYVLIHRVTLSTIGVLCQLGATVRLRDELEAWLPGFLPAE from the coding sequence ATGTCTGATCTTCCCCGGAAGGCGGTCACGCGTACCGTCAAGCTCGCGGCGCTGCCGCTCGGCATAGCGGGCCGGGCCACTTGGGGGCTCGGCAAGCGGATCGGCGGCAAGTCGGCGGAAATCGTGGCGCGTGAGCTCCAGCAGCGCACGGCCGATCAGCTCTTCCGCACGCTGGGCGAGCTGAAGGGCGGGGCCATGAAGTTCGGGCAGGCCCTGTCGGTCTTCGAGTCGGCCCTGCCCGAGGAACTGGCCGGGCCCTACCGGGCGGCGCTGACCAAGCTTCAGGAGGCGGCCCCGCCGCTGCCCGCGGCGACGGTGCACAAGGTGCTGGCCGAGCGGCTGGGCGAGGACTGGCGGGACCTGTTCGAGGAGTTCGAAGACAAGCCGGCCGCGGCGGCCTCGATCGGGCAGGTGCACCGGGCGGTGTGGCACGACGGCCGGCAGGTCGCGGTCAAGGTCCAGTACCCCGGGGCCGGTGAGGCGCTGCTGTCGGACCTCAAGCAGTTGAGCAGGTTCGCGGGGCTGCTGGGGCCGCTGATGCCCGGCATGGAGATCAAGCCGGTGATCACGGAACTGCGCGAGCGGGTCACCGAAGAGCTCGACTACGAGCTGGAGGCCGAGGCCCAGCGGTCGCACGCGGACGCCTTCGAGGGCGACGCGGACGTGGTCGTCCCGGATGTCGTGCACCAGGGGGACCAGGTGCTGGTGACCGAGTGGCTGGAGGGGACTCCGCTGTCGGAGGTGATAGCCGACGGTACCCAGGAGGAGCGCGACCGCGCCGGACAGCTGCTGGCCCGGTTCCTCTTCTCCGGTCCCGCGCGCACCGGACTGCTGCACGCGGACCCGCACCCGGGCAACTTCCGGCTGGTCTGCGGGGCGGACGGCCGGACGCGGCTGGGCGTGCTGGACTTCGGCACGGTCGACCGGCTGCCCGGCGGCTGGCCCAAGCCCATAGGCCGGTCGCTGCGGATGACGCTGGACGGTGACGCCGAGGGGGTCTACGGGCACCTGTGCGCCGAGGGGTTCGTGAAGAAGTCCATCGAACTCGACCCCGACGCGGTACTGGACTACCTGAAGCCGATCATCGAGCCCGCCGAGGCCGAGGAGTTCACCTTCACCCGGCCGTGGCTGCGCGGCCAGGCGGCGCGGATCGCCGATCCCCGCTCCCCCGCGCACCAGTTGGGGCGGCAGATCAACCTGCCGCCTTCGTACGTGCTGATCCACCGGGTGACGCTGAGCACCATCGGAGTCCTGTGCCAGCTGGGCGCGACGGTGCGGCTGCGGGACGAACTGGAGGCCTGGCTGCCGGGGTTCCTGCCCGCGGAATGA